A stretch of Gallus gallus isolate bGalGal1 chromosome 2, bGalGal1.mat.broiler.GRCg7b, whole genome shotgun sequence DNA encodes these proteins:
- the FYCO1 gene encoding FYVE and coiled-coil domain-containing protein 1 isoform X4 translates to MEAAPGESQLQRIIRDLQDAVAELSKEFKEGGEPITDDSVNLQKFSYKLEYLLQFDQKEKSTLLGNRKDYWDYFCDCLAKVKGANDGIRFVKSITELRTSLGKGRAFLRYSLVHQRLADTLQQCFMNTKVTSDWYYARSPFLNPKMSSDIVGQLYELTDVQFDLASRGYDLDAAWPAFARRTLSSLGSSAYLWKPPSRSSSMSSLVSNYLQAPEFPSSPDANNSLNAEHFEGFEEMRVELDQAELRQKELQRSIHQLEMENQELQAAVSLQKEQLQLEKEKSNNYSEENSRLTKMITELQKQCEVSHSTQSTVHDLQKCLQSLELNAVEQQKEYSTKLAQLATSKEDYASKLQLLNEELEVSRALVAMKELCIDELKAKLSSTEQKNLNLLAKVDAALEEKGHQAMAQCDSALQIQALLEKLQQTEKEKAEMQRLSDECTSQLKTAEEQLRLKEEAQKELESRYNCLTADSREGSEKLLRSLETMEKEVDALQKALTLKEKKMAELQTQTASEECGKLRDQLEEQKRQQHATEEEIAGLQAENTSLSRKLDEAREQLSELQSARLQKEEEVTSLRELLERTQKEADEAKNQALDYSEKLSKMAADKDSNDQKLFAELDDLTRTKQFLEERLIELIRDKDALWQKSDALEFQQKLSAEQKWQGDTEVNHCLDCQREFSWMVRRHHCRMCGRIFCYYCCNNYMVTKPGGRKERCCKACFNKPRVIVDNTDDSGSSANQEGSPGSLESPVSPVAGEVSKPPDDAAFDIITDEELCQVQESDSLHSESQMDRDSLDQSVTDLNSTCNSSTFDESEEWQVAQDAEISLLKSGEIMVKLPLTVEEIMNFGEGNRELFIKSSTYSIIPITVTEIGLTISWIFSSDPKSISFSVVYQESEDTPLDQCKVLIPMTRCNSHKETIRGQMKVRNSGIYTLIFDNTFSRFISKRVFYQLTVERPVIYDGSDFP, encoded by the exons ATGGAGGCAGCTCCTGGTGAAAGCCAACTGCAGCGAATTATCAGGGACTTGCAAG ATGCTGTGGCTGAATTAAGTAAAGAATTTAAAGAAGGAGGAGAACCAATCACAGATGACAGTGTCAACTTGCAAAAATTCTCCTACAAGCTTGAATATCTTCTACAG TTtgaccagaaagaaaaaagcacattgCTGGGGAACAGAAAAGACTACTGGGATTATTTCTGTGACTGTCTGGCAAAAGTCAAAGGTGCTAATGATGGAATTCGATTTGTTAAGTCTATTACAGAA CTACGAACATCTcttgggaaaggaagagcattTCTGCGTTACTCCCTCGTTCATCAAAGGCTTGCAGATACCTTACAGCAGTGTTTTATGAACACCAAGGTGACCAG tgaCTGGTACTATGCACGAAGCCCATTTCTGAATCCCAAAATGAGTTCTGACATTGTGGGTCAACTCTATGAGCTCACTGATGTTCAGTTTGACTTGGCGTCACGAGGCTATGATTTAGATGCTGCTTGGCCAGCATTTGCCAG GAGGACACTGTCCTCACTTGGATCTTCAGCATACTTATGGAAGCCCCCAAGTCGCAGTTCCAGCATGAGCAGCTTAGTGAGCAATTACTTGCAG GCTCCAGAGTTTCCCTCCAGCCCTGATGCAAATAACTCACTAAATGCTGAACACTTTGAGGGCTTTGAAGAGATGCGTGTAGAGCTTGACCAGGCTGAGCTGAGGCAGAAGGAACTTCAGAGAAGTATTCACCAGCTAGAAATGGAAAACCAGGAGCTCCAGGCAGCTGTCAGCCTTCAGAAAGAGCAGTTGcagctggaaaaagagaagagcaatAACTACAGTGAGGAGAACTCCCGACTGACAAAGATGATCACAGAGTTACAGAAGCAGTGTGAGGTTTCACACTCCACTCAAAGCACTGTTCATGACCTGCAGAAATGCCTTCAATCACTGGAACTGAATGCCgtggagcagcagaaggaataTTCAACAAAGCTGGCGCAGTTGGCAACCAGTAAGGAGGACTATGCCTCAAAACTGCAGCTGTTGAATGAGGAGTTGGAGGTCTCTAGGGCTTTAGTTGCTATGAAGGAGCTCTGCATTGATGAGCTTAAAGCAAAGCTGAGTTCCACAGAACAGAAGAATCTCAACCTCCTTGCAAAAGTTGACGCTGCCTTGGAGGAAAAAGGACACCAAGCTATGGCCCAATGTGACTCTGCCCTACAGATACAGGCATTATTAGAGAAGCTTcagcagacagaaaaggaaaaggcagagatgCAAAGACTCAGTGATGAATGTACATCTCAGCTGAAAACCGCAGAAGAGCAGCTGCGGCTGAAAGAAGAGGCACAGAAGGAACTGGAGTCCAGATATAATTGCCTTACTGCTGATTCCAGAGAAGGGAGTGAAAAGCTGCTAAGGAGCCTGGAAACCATGGAAAAGGAAGTGGATGCACTTCAGAAGGCCCTGAccctgaaagaaaagaagatggcTGAGCTCCAGACCCAG ACTGCCAGTGAAGAGTGTGGGAAACTAAGAGATCAACTTGAGGAGCAGAAGAGACAACAGCATGCTACAGAGGAAGAGATTGCAGGTTTACAA gcTGAAAACACAAGTCTGTCTAGAAAGCTGGATGAAGCAAGAGAGCAGCTGTCTGAATTGCAATCTGCTcggctgcagaaggaagaggaggtgaCATCTCTGAGAGAACTCTTGGAAAG GACGCAAAAGGAAGCTGATGAAGCAAAAAATCAGGCCCTGGATTACAGTGAGAAACTCAGCAAGATGGCAGCAGACAAAGATAGCAACGACCAGAAGTTGTTTGCTGAGCTGGATGACCTGACAAGAACAAAACAGTTCCTTGAAGAACGTTTAATAGAACTTATCAG AGATAAGGATGCTTTGTGGCAAAAATCAGATGCTCTGGAGTTCCAGCAGAAGCTTagtgcagagcagaagtggCAGGGCGACACAGAGGTTAACCATTGTCTGGACTGCCAGAGAGAGTTCTCATGGATGGTGCGCCGACACCACTGCAG AATGTGCGGTCGCATTTTCTGCTACTATTGCTGCAACAACTACATGGTGACAAAACCTGGTGGGAGAAAGGAGCGTTGCTGCAAAGCTTGCTTTAATAAGCCCAGAGTGATTGTGGACAATACAGATGACTCTGGATCCAGTGCCAACCAGGAGGGATCCCCAGGTTCATTGGAGTCACCAGTGTCACCAG TTGCAGGCGAAGTCTCTAAACCACCAGATGATGCAGCATTTGATATAATCACTGATGAGGAGCTGTGCCAAGTACAAGAATCAGACTCGCTCCACAGTGAAAGTCAGATGGACAGAGATTCTCTGGATCAAAGCGTTACAGATCT aAACAGCACGTGTAATTCTTCAACCTTTGATGAATCAGAAGAGTGGCAGGTTGCTCAAGATGCTGAGATAAGCTTGTTGAAGTCAGGAGAAATCAT GGTCAAATTGCCCCTTACAGTGGAGGAGATTATGAATTTTGGGGAAGGCAACAGAGAACTGTTCATTAAATCCAGCACTTACAGTATCATTCCCATCACTGTTACAGAGATTGGGCTAACAATTAGTTGGATATTTTCATCAGACCCCAAAAGCATCTCCTTCAGCGTCGTCTACCAAGAATCAGAAGACACACCACTGGATCAGTGCAAA GTTCTTATTCCTATGACCCGCTGCAATTCTCATAAGGAAACTATCAGAGGACAGATGAAAGTCAGAAACTCTGGAATCTACACACTGATATTTGACAACACATTTTCTAG atttatttcaaaaagaGTGTTTTATCAGTTGACTGTTGAGCGACCTGTCATCTATGATGGAAGTGATTTCCCATAG
- the FYCO1 gene encoding FYVE and coiled-coil domain-containing protein 1 isoform X3, producing MEAAPGESQLQRIIRDLQDAVAELSKEFKEGGEPITDDSVNLQKFSYKLEYLLQFDQKEKSTLLGNRKDYWDYFCDCLAKVKGANDGIRFVKSITELRTSLGKGRAFLRYSLVHQRLADTLQQCFMNTKVTSDWYYARSPFLNPKMSSDIVGQLYELTDVQFDLASRGYDLDAAWPAFARRTLSSLGSSAYLWKPPSRSSSMSSLVSNYLQAPEFPSSPDANNSLNAEHFEGFEEMRVELDQAELRQKELQRSIHQLEMENQELQAAVSLQKEQLQLEKEKSNNYSEENSRLTKMITELQKQCEVSHSTQSTVHDLQKCLQSLELNAVEQQKEYSTKLAQLATSKEDYASKLQLLNEELEVSRALVAMKELCIDELKAKLSSTEQKNLNLLAKVDAALEEKGHQAMAQCDSALQIQALLEKLQQTEKEKAEMQRLSDECTSQLKTAEEQLRLKEEAQKELESRYNCLTADSREGSEKLLRSLETMEKEVDALQKALTLKEKKMAELQTQVMESLAQVGSLEKDLEEARKEKEKLKEEYGKMEEALKEEAQSQAEKFEQQEGHLKKVSETVCSLEEQKRKLLYEKEHLSQKVKELEEQMRQQNSTVNEMSEESRKLKTENVDLQQSKKKVEEKLKNLEASKDSLEAEVARLRASEKQLQSEIDDALVSVDEKEKKLRSQNKQLDEDLQNARRQSQILEEKLEALQSDYRELKEREETTRESYASLEGQLKGAKQHSLQVEKSLDTLKESKESLQSQLAEKEIQLQGMECQCEQLRKEAERHRKKAETLEVEKLSAENTCLQQTKLIESLTSEKESMEKHQLQQAASLEKDAKELASRLTVSEEQLQVNRDEVSRLQTEVLDLRVKLQQTTDEREQLKSELAITETVLGEQKMLVQQLKEQTESLNRNHVQELVQCKEREEVLKREQEAVVLQKTELENNLLSLKEELSKFKQYLEAARMENVENKDLLHRTNTDMAELGIQICALSSEKVDAEEQLAQAKERLKELEEQAAMQQEKLKHDISNLRQENRSLQEKLEEAQICVSAVPSLQAQLETAKKQAQSFQETSQEELSAIKFQMSTEILNYQTKFKTASEECGKLRDQLEEQKRQQHATEEEIAGLQAENTSLSRKLDEAREQLSELQSARLQKEEEVTSLRELLERTQKEADEAKNQALDYSEKLSKMAADKDSNDQKLFAELDDLTRTKQFLEERLIELIRDKDALWQKSDALEFQQKLSAEQKWQGDTEVNHCLDCQREFSWMVRRHHCRMCGRIFCYYCCNNYMVTKPGGRKERCCKACFNKPRVIVDNTDDSGSSANQEGSPGSLESPVSPVAGEVSKPPDDAAFDIITDEELCQVQESDSLHSESQMDRDSLDQSVTDLVKLPLTVEEIMNFGEGNRELFIKSSTYSIIPITVTEIGLTISWIFSSDPKSISFSVVYQESEDTPLDQCKVLIPMTRCNSHKETIRGQMKVRNSGIYTLIFDNTFSRFISKRVFYQLTVERPVIYDGSDFP from the exons ATGGAGGCAGCTCCTGGTGAAAGCCAACTGCAGCGAATTATCAGGGACTTGCAAG ATGCTGTGGCTGAATTAAGTAAAGAATTTAAAGAAGGAGGAGAACCAATCACAGATGACAGTGTCAACTTGCAAAAATTCTCCTACAAGCTTGAATATCTTCTACAG TTtgaccagaaagaaaaaagcacattgCTGGGGAACAGAAAAGACTACTGGGATTATTTCTGTGACTGTCTGGCAAAAGTCAAAGGTGCTAATGATGGAATTCGATTTGTTAAGTCTATTACAGAA CTACGAACATCTcttgggaaaggaagagcattTCTGCGTTACTCCCTCGTTCATCAAAGGCTTGCAGATACCTTACAGCAGTGTTTTATGAACACCAAGGTGACCAG tgaCTGGTACTATGCACGAAGCCCATTTCTGAATCCCAAAATGAGTTCTGACATTGTGGGTCAACTCTATGAGCTCACTGATGTTCAGTTTGACTTGGCGTCACGAGGCTATGATTTAGATGCTGCTTGGCCAGCATTTGCCAG GAGGACACTGTCCTCACTTGGATCTTCAGCATACTTATGGAAGCCCCCAAGTCGCAGTTCCAGCATGAGCAGCTTAGTGAGCAATTACTTGCAG GCTCCAGAGTTTCCCTCCAGCCCTGATGCAAATAACTCACTAAATGCTGAACACTTTGAGGGCTTTGAAGAGATGCGTGTAGAGCTTGACCAGGCTGAGCTGAGGCAGAAGGAACTTCAGAGAAGTATTCACCAGCTAGAAATGGAAAACCAGGAGCTCCAGGCAGCTGTCAGCCTTCAGAAAGAGCAGTTGcagctggaaaaagagaagagcaatAACTACAGTGAGGAGAACTCCCGACTGACAAAGATGATCACAGAGTTACAGAAGCAGTGTGAGGTTTCACACTCCACTCAAAGCACTGTTCATGACCTGCAGAAATGCCTTCAATCACTGGAACTGAATGCCgtggagcagcagaaggaataTTCAACAAAGCTGGCGCAGTTGGCAACCAGTAAGGAGGACTATGCCTCAAAACTGCAGCTGTTGAATGAGGAGTTGGAGGTCTCTAGGGCTTTAGTTGCTATGAAGGAGCTCTGCATTGATGAGCTTAAAGCAAAGCTGAGTTCCACAGAACAGAAGAATCTCAACCTCCTTGCAAAAGTTGACGCTGCCTTGGAGGAAAAAGGACACCAAGCTATGGCCCAATGTGACTCTGCCCTACAGATACAGGCATTATTAGAGAAGCTTcagcagacagaaaaggaaaaggcagagatgCAAAGACTCAGTGATGAATGTACATCTCAGCTGAAAACCGCAGAAGAGCAGCTGCGGCTGAAAGAAGAGGCACAGAAGGAACTGGAGTCCAGATATAATTGCCTTACTGCTGATTCCAGAGAAGGGAGTGAAAAGCTGCTAAGGAGCCTGGAAACCATGGAAAAGGAAGTGGATGCACTTCAGAAGGCCCTGAccctgaaagaaaagaagatggcTGAGCTCCAGACCCAGGTAATGGAGTCGCTGGCTCAGGTGGGGTCACTGGAAAAAGATCTTGAGgaggcaaggaaagaaaaagagaaactcaAGGAGGAGTATGGTAAGATGGAAGAGGCACTTAAGGAGGAAGCCCAGTCACAGGCAGAAAAATTTGAACAACAGGAGGGTCATTTAAAAAAGGTGAGTGAGACCGTGTGTAGCCTTGAGGAGCAAAAGCGGAAGCTCTTGTATGAGAAAGAGCATCTCAGCCAAAAAGTcaaggagctggaggagcagatgAGGCAGCAAAACTCCACAGTGAATGAAATGAGTGAGGAGAGCAGGAAGCTGAAAACTGAGAATGTAGATTTGcagcaatccaagaagaaggtggaagagaagctgaagaatCTGGAAGCCTCTAAAGATTCTCTGGAAGCCGAGGTGGCCAGGCTGAGGgcctctgagaaacagcttCAGAGTGAGATAGATGATGCCCTtgtgtcagttgatgaaaaagagaagaagctCCGAAGCCAGAATAAACAGCTGGATGAAGATTTGCAGAATGCCAGGAGACAAAGCCAAATTCTGGAGGAGAAATTAGAGGCTCTGCAATCAGACTATAGAGAgctaaaggaaagagaagagaccACCAGGGAATCTTATGCCTCACTTGAAGGACAGCTGAAGGGTGCCAAACAACACAGTTTACAAGTAGAAAAAAGCTTAGACACTTTGAAGGAGAGCAAAGAGTCACTACAGTCACAGCtagcagagaaggaaatacaGCTACAAGGCATGGAGTGCCAATGTGAGCAGctaagaaaagaagcagaaagacataggaagaaagcagagactCTCGAGGTAGAAAAGCTCAGTGCTGAAAATACATGCCTTCAGCAGACAAAGCTTATTGAATCCCTCACATCAGAAAAGGAATCAATGGAAAAGCACCAACTACAGCAGGCAGCTTCGCTGGAGAAAGATGCAAAAGAGCTGGCCTCCAGGCTTACAGTAAGTGAAGAGCAGCTGCAAGTCAACCGAGATGAAGTGTCTAGGCTGCAAACAGAAGTCCTTGACCTGCGAGTCAAGCTTCAGCAGACCACTGATGAGAGAGAGCAGTTGAAAAGTGAGCTGGCAATCACAGAGACTGTCCTGGGGGAGCAGAAAATGCTTGTCCAGCAGCTGAAAGAGCAAACAGAGTCCCTCAACAGAAACCATGTGCAAGAACTGGTGCaatgcaaagaaagagaagaagtgCTGAAAAGAGAACAGGAAGCAGTAGTCCTTCAAAAAACTGAGctggaaaataatttgctgAGTCTAAAGGAAGAACTCTCCAAGTTTAAGCAGTACTTGGAAGCTGCTAGAATggaaaatgtagaaaacaaagatCTCCTCCATAGGACCAACACAGATATGGCTGAACTCGGTATTCAGATTTGTGCCTTGTCCTCTGAAAAGGTGGATGCAGAAGAGCAGTTAGCCCAGGCCAAAGAGAGGCTCAAAGAATTGGAAGAACAGGCAGCAATGCAACAGGAGAAACTGAAGCATGACATCTCTAATCTCAGACAGGAGAACAGGAGCCTACAAGAGAAACTAGAGGAGGCTCAGATATGTGTCTCAGCTGTCCCAAGTCTGCAAGCACAACTGGAGACAGCAAAGAAACAGGCACAGAGCTTTCAGGAGACCAGCCAAGAAGAGCTGTCTGCAATAAAATTTCAAATGAGCACAGAAATTCTAAATTATCAGACAAAATTCAAG ACTGCCAGTGAAGAGTGTGGGAAACTAAGAGATCAACTTGAGGAGCAGAAGAGACAACAGCATGCTACAGAGGAAGAGATTGCAGGTTTACAA gcTGAAAACACAAGTCTGTCTAGAAAGCTGGATGAAGCAAGAGAGCAGCTGTCTGAATTGCAATCTGCTcggctgcagaaggaagaggaggtgaCATCTCTGAGAGAACTCTTGGAAAG GACGCAAAAGGAAGCTGATGAAGCAAAAAATCAGGCCCTGGATTACAGTGAGAAACTCAGCAAGATGGCAGCAGACAAAGATAGCAACGACCAGAAGTTGTTTGCTGAGCTGGATGACCTGACAAGAACAAAACAGTTCCTTGAAGAACGTTTAATAGAACTTATCAG AGATAAGGATGCTTTGTGGCAAAAATCAGATGCTCTGGAGTTCCAGCAGAAGCTTagtgcagagcagaagtggCAGGGCGACACAGAGGTTAACCATTGTCTGGACTGCCAGAGAGAGTTCTCATGGATGGTGCGCCGACACCACTGCAG AATGTGCGGTCGCATTTTCTGCTACTATTGCTGCAACAACTACATGGTGACAAAACCTGGTGGGAGAAAGGAGCGTTGCTGCAAAGCTTGCTTTAATAAGCCCAGAGTGATTGTGGACAATACAGATGACTCTGGATCCAGTGCCAACCAGGAGGGATCCCCAGGTTCATTGGAGTCACCAGTGTCACCAG TTGCAGGCGAAGTCTCTAAACCACCAGATGATGCAGCATTTGATATAATCACTGATGAGGAGCTGTGCCAAGTACAAGAATCAGACTCGCTCCACAGTGAAAGTCAGATGGACAGAGATTCTCTGGATCAAAGCGTTACAGATCT GGTCAAATTGCCCCTTACAGTGGAGGAGATTATGAATTTTGGGGAAGGCAACAGAGAACTGTTCATTAAATCCAGCACTTACAGTATCATTCCCATCACTGTTACAGAGATTGGGCTAACAATTAGTTGGATATTTTCATCAGACCCCAAAAGCATCTCCTTCAGCGTCGTCTACCAAGAATCAGAAGACACACCACTGGATCAGTGCAAA GTTCTTATTCCTATGACCCGCTGCAATTCTCATAAGGAAACTATCAGAGGACAGATGAAAGTCAGAAACTCTGGAATCTACACACTGATATTTGACAACACATTTTCTAG atttatttcaaaaagaGTGTTTTATCAGTTGACTGTTGAGCGACCTGTCATCTATGATGGAAGTGATTTCCCATAG